In one Oscillatoria sp. FACHB-1406 genomic region, the following are encoded:
- a CDS encoding ATP-dependent 6-phosphofructokinase, with product MGEHKRIGILTSGGDCAGLNAVIRAVASRATLTYGWEVIGILGATAGLMSRPPQYRDFTLPHTEPLLIMGGTILGTTNKGNPFAFPMPDGSLKDRSEEIIEGYHLLNLDALIGIGGDGSLAILRKLAQQGGMNLVGIPKTIDNDVGSTERSIGFDTAFSIATEALDRLHFTAASHSRVMILEVMGRDAGHIALNAGIAGGAHIILLPEIPYDLEKVCEKIHERKNLGRNYTLVVVSEAVCTETGETVTQGWQGEQRRLGGIGQYIANRITEKTGAETRVTVLGHTQRGGIPSPEDRLLASSFGVAAVDLIAAGQYDRMVAWKNREVVSVPIADAIKDYRAVDLNDTLVKTARGLGICLGD from the coding sequence ATGGGAGAACACAAAAGAATTGGGATTTTAACCAGTGGAGGAGATTGCGCCGGACTCAATGCAGTCATTCGGGCGGTTGCGTCCCGTGCAACGTTAACGTATGGATGGGAAGTGATCGGGATATTAGGCGCGACAGCGGGCTTGATGAGTCGTCCCCCTCAATATCGCGACTTTACGCTGCCTCATACCGAACCGCTTCTCATTATGGGCGGCACGATCTTAGGGACGACAAATAAAGGGAATCCCTTTGCCTTCCCAATGCCGGACGGCTCGCTCAAAGATCGCTCTGAAGAAATCATCGAGGGATACCACCTTCTTAACTTGGATGCGTTAATCGGGATCGGTGGCGATGGCAGTTTAGCCATTCTCCGCAAACTCGCCCAACAAGGGGGAATGAATCTAGTCGGTATCCCCAAAACCATTGATAACGACGTGGGGAGTACCGAGCGATCGATTGGATTCGATACTGCTTTTAGCATTGCCACCGAAGCGCTCGATCGCCTCCACTTTACCGCCGCTAGTCACAGTCGCGTTATGATCCTCGAGGTCATGGGACGCGATGCGGGTCATATCGCCCTCAATGCTGGCATCGCAGGCGGCGCGCATATCATTCTGCTCCCAGAAATTCCCTACGACCTCGAAAAAGTGTGCGAAAAGATTCACGAACGCAAAAATCTGGGGCGAAACTACACCCTAGTCGTCGTTTCTGAAGCAGTTTGTACCGAAACTGGAGAAACGGTGACTCAAGGTTGGCAGGGAGAACAGCGGCGTTTGGGCGGGATCGGTCAATATATCGCCAATCGAATCACCGAGAAAACGGGAGCGGAAACCCGCGTTACGGTTTTGGGACACACGCAGCGGGGCGGTATTCCTTCCCCCGAAGATCGCTTGCTGGCTTCTTCTTTTGGCGTGGCGGCGGTTGATTTAATCGCGGCGGGGCAGTACGATCGCATGGTCGCTTGGAAAAATCGAGAAGTCGTCAGCGTACCGATTGCCGATGCGATTAAGGACTACCGCGCTGTAGACCTTAACGATACTCTCGTGAAAACGGCGCGGGGTTTGGGAATCTGTTTGGGAGACTAA